The Helianthus annuus cultivar XRQ/B chromosome 16, HanXRQr2.0-SUNRISE, whole genome shotgun sequence genome includes a window with the following:
- the LOC110912520 gene encoding GDSL esterase/lipase At1g28600, giving the protein MADSSTFYLILTLLLTCNVYVKGCYPSIISFGDSLADTGNLKLLSQNSTGKAPHFMLPPYGDTYFHEPTGRFSNGRLIIDFIAESLGLMLIPPSQGSNFTISETGLGQGVNYAVAGATALDSSFHEARGVVIKTNASLGVQLGWFKESLPLICSTISDCKQLIGCSLILMGEIGGNDYNHALESGKSIAEVETYVPYVINAIISAVNELIELGARTLVIPGNLPIGCSATYLTMFYGSNKMKYDNSTGCITQLNKFAEYHNELLKTELNQIREDHPEVSIIYADYYNAAMQIFRYPNTYGFTNGALKACCGGGGPFNYNASISCGDPLSTTCAQPETYLNWDGLHLTEAAYKFIFKSLFEGSYATPQFKSLCPTLKLQLMGGLSSSI; this is encoded by the exons ATGGCCGATTCATCAACTTTCTACCTCATATTAACGTTATTATTGACTTGTAACGTGTACGTTAAAGGATGTTATCCTTCTATAATAAGCTTCGGCGACTCACTCGCGGACACTGGAAACCTCAAACTACTTTCCCAAAATTCCACTGGCAAGGCTCCTCATTTCATGTTACCACCTTATGGTGATACGTATTTTCATGAACCCACCGGGCGTTTCTCCAATGGTCGTCTTATCATCGATTTCATTG CTGAGAGTCTTGGGTTGATGTTAATACCACCGTCTCAAGGCAGCAACTTTACCATCAGCGAGACAGGGTTGGGACAAGGAGTGAATTACGCGGTGGCTGGTGCGACTGCGTTGGATTCCTCGTTTCATGAAGCAAGAGGAGTTGTCATCAAGACGAATGCGTCGTTGGGGGTTCAATTGGGGTGGTTCAAAGAATCGTTGCCTCTAATTTGTTCCACCATTTCAG ATTGTAAGCAGTTAATTGGATGTTCTTTGATTCTAATGGGAGAGATTGGGGGTAACGATTACAATCATGCTTTAGAATCTGGAAAATCTATCGCTGAGGTTGAAACATATGTTCCATATGTTATTAACGCCATCATCTCAGCAGTCAAT GAACTTATTGAGCTAGGAGCCCGAACACTTGTTATACCGGGAAACCTACCAATTGGATGCTCTGCTACTTATTTGACGATGTTCTATGGTTCTAACAAGATGAAGTACGATAATTCAACTGGATGTATTACACAATTGAACAAATTTGCGGAGTACCACAACGAACTTCTCAAGACAGAACTAAATCAAATCCGAGAGGATCATCCGGAAGTCAGTATCATCTATGCTGACTACTACAATGCTGCCATGCAAATTTTTCGCTATCCAAATACATATG GATTCACAAATGGTGCTCTAAAGGCATGTTGTGGGGGTGGGGGACCGTTTAACTACAATGCATCAATATCATGTGGAGACCCATTGTCGACTACATGTGCTCAACCAGAAACATACCTAAACTGGGATGGATTGCACTTGACCGAAGCAGCCTACAAGTTTATCTTCAAGAGCTTATTCGAAGGGTCATACGCTACGCCCCAATTTAAATCATTGTGCCCTACTTTAAAGTTACAACTCATGGGAGGATTGTCAAGCTCTATATGA